In Nocardioides sp. JQ2195, a genomic segment contains:
- the deoD gene encoding purine-nucleoside phosphorylase has product MSTHIGTAPGAIAPHVLMPGDPLRAQWIASSFLDDVTCYNEVRGMLGYTGTWQGERVSVQGSGMGQPSLAIYATELFTEYDVQSIIRVGSCGALVEKVRLRDIVLASGACTDSGMNRLRFHGLDYAPVADFGLLRAAYDAATERDDVTTWTGLIFSSDQFYTPRPELMATMVDHGVLAVEMEAAALYTLAAKHDRRALAICTVSDHIVTGEETSSQEREQTFGAMVEIALTAALARP; this is encoded by the coding sequence ATGAGCACCCACATCGGCACAGCTCCCGGCGCCATCGCCCCGCACGTCCTGATGCCCGGGGACCCGTTGCGTGCCCAGTGGATCGCGTCGAGCTTCCTCGACGACGTCACCTGCTACAACGAGGTCCGCGGCATGCTCGGCTACACCGGCACCTGGCAGGGCGAGCGGGTCAGCGTGCAGGGGTCCGGGATGGGCCAGCCCTCCTTGGCCATCTATGCCACGGAGCTGTTCACCGAGTACGACGTGCAGTCGATCATCCGGGTGGGCTCCTGCGGCGCGCTCGTCGAGAAGGTCCGCCTGCGCGACATCGTCCTGGCGTCCGGAGCCTGCACCGACTCCGGGATGAACCGGCTGCGCTTCCACGGGCTCGACTACGCCCCCGTGGCCGACTTCGGCCTGCTGCGGGCGGCGTACGACGCGGCGACGGAGCGCGACGACGTGACCACGTGGACCGGGCTGATCTTCAGCAGCGACCAGTTCTACACGCCGCGTCCCGAGCTGATGGCGACGATGGTCGACCACGGCGTGCTGGCCGTGGAGATGGAAGCGGCTGCTCTCTACACGCTGGCAGCCAAGCACGACCGCCGCGCGCTGGCGATCTGCACGGTCTCCGACCACATCGTCACCGGCGAGGAGACCAGCTCCCAGGAACGTGAACAGACCTTCGGCGCCATGGTCGAGATCGCGCTGACCGCGGCCCTGGCCCGTCCCTGA